The Litchfieldia alkalitelluris genome has a window encoding:
- the adh gene encoding aldehyde dehydrogenase, whose amino-acid sequence MVFKNPNTDGSLVSFKKRYDNYINGEWVAPVRGEYFENVTPVTGEVFCEVARGTAEDIELALDAAHAAKTSWGSTSVATRANILNKIADRMEENLEMLAVAETWENGKPVRETLNADLPLAIDHFRYFAGAIRAQEGSLSQIDNDTVAYHFHEPLGVVGQIIPWNFPLLMATWKLAPALAAGNCVVLKPAEQTPVSILVWIDLIKDLLPKGVLNVVNGFGVEAGKPLASSSRIAKVAFTGETTTGRLIMQYASENIIPVTLELGGKSPNIFFPDVMNKDDAFLNKAIEGFVMFALNQGEVCTCPSRALIHESIYDSFMDKALARVAQIKQGNPLDPSTMIGAQASNEQLEKILSYLSIGKEEGAKVLAGGERNILDGNLKNGYYVKPTVFQGTNEMRIFQEEIFGPVVSVTTFKDAEEAMSIANDTLYGLGAGVWSRDMNTAYRFGRGIEAGRVWTNCYHAYPAHAAFGGYKKSGIGRENHHMMLNHYQQTKNLLVSYSEDALGFF is encoded by the coding sequence ATGGTTTTTAAAAATCCAAATACAGACGGCTCACTTGTTTCATTTAAAAAGAGATATGACAATTATATTAATGGGGAATGGGTTGCTCCTGTTCGAGGAGAATACTTTGAGAATGTTACACCTGTCACTGGTGAAGTGTTTTGTGAGGTAGCTCGTGGAACTGCTGAGGATATTGAACTGGCCCTAGATGCAGCCCATGCCGCGAAAACAAGTTGGGGTAGTACATCGGTTGCGACGAGAGCAAACATTTTAAACAAAATCGCAGATCGTATGGAAGAAAACTTAGAGATGCTAGCTGTTGCTGAAACTTGGGAGAATGGAAAACCTGTAAGAGAAACGCTAAATGCGGATTTACCATTAGCAATTGATCACTTTCGTTATTTCGCTGGTGCAATCAGAGCGCAAGAAGGGTCACTTAGTCAAATTGATAATGATACAGTTGCGTACCATTTCCATGAACCGCTGGGAGTCGTCGGGCAAATCATTCCATGGAATTTCCCATTATTAATGGCAACGTGGAAGCTTGCACCTGCACTAGCTGCTGGTAATTGTGTTGTGCTGAAACCAGCTGAACAAACACCTGTATCCATTCTTGTTTGGATTGATTTAATAAAGGACTTATTACCAAAGGGAGTACTAAACGTTGTTAATGGCTTTGGAGTTGAAGCAGGAAAACCATTAGCATCAAGTAGTCGAATTGCCAAGGTTGCGTTTACTGGAGAAACTACAACAGGACGGTTAATTATGCAATATGCTTCTGAGAATATTATCCCTGTTACTTTAGAGCTAGGGGGGAAATCTCCGAATATTTTCTTTCCAGATGTGATGAATAAAGATGACGCGTTTTTAAATAAAGCGATTGAAGGCTTTGTTATGTTTGCTTTAAATCAAGGGGAGGTTTGTACTTGTCCTTCAAGAGCCCTTATCCATGAATCTATTTACGATTCTTTTATGGATAAAGCACTGGCAAGGGTAGCACAAATTAAACAAGGCAATCCATTAGATCCTTCCACAATGATAGGTGCTCAAGCTTCAAATGAACAACTGGAAAAGATTTTATCTTATTTATCAATTGGTAAAGAAGAGGGAGCAAAGGTACTTGCTGGTGGTGAAAGAAATATTTTAGACGGAAACCTTAAAAACGGATATTATGTAAAACCAACAGTATTTCAAGGAACAAATGAGATGAGAATTTTCCAAGAAGAGATCTTCGGCCCGGTTGTTTCAGTAACTACCTTCAAAGATGCAGAGGAGGCGATGAGTATTGCTAATGATACTCTTTATGGTCTCGGAGCAGGAGTGTGGAGTCGTGACATGAATACAGCATACAGATTCGGTAGAGGAATTGAAGCTGGGCGTGTTTGGACAAATTGCTACCATGCCTATCCTGCACATGCTGCATTTGGAGGATATAAAAAGTCAGGAATTGGCCGTGAAAATCACCATATGATGTTAAATCACTATCAGCAAACGAAAAACTTACTGGTTAGCTATAGTGAAGACGCTCTTGGTTTCTTTTAA
- a CDS encoding LacI family DNA-binding transcriptional regulator: MAVTIKDVARLANVAPSTVSRVIANNPRISEKTKIRVRQAMKDLGYHPNIIARSLANQSTRAIGLVMSSATDKVFQNPFFPEIIRGINRGAHEKKYSIHMSTGQMEEEIFEAVIQMVEGRLVDGIVLLYSRIDDPVQNYLKQKMFPFIVVGKPYKYEQQITYVDNDNYSASKDATESLIKKGHEKIAFVGGDPNFVVTDDRLQGYRDALEEIGLTFHKEYQMYGEYLSDGEQEAIERLYSSVNPPTALVVADDVMAFSIINILNQLGLRVPDDVSIISFNNVLLSEISSPPLTSVDINIFRLGYEAGKNLIQRIENPDEPAKRIIIPHKIVERKSCRQR, translated from the coding sequence ATGGCGGTGACAATAAAGGATGTAGCAAGGCTCGCAAACGTTGCTCCATCAACGGTTTCTCGCGTAATTGCAAATAACCCAAGAATAAGTGAAAAGACAAAAATTCGTGTACGCCAAGCGATGAAGGATCTTGGTTATCACCCAAATATTATTGCGAGAAGTCTAGCAAACCAGTCAACAAGAGCGATTGGTCTTGTAATGTCTAGTGCAACGGATAAAGTATTCCAGAACCCATTTTTCCCAGAAATCATTAGAGGAATTAACCGAGGAGCACATGAGAAGAAATACAGTATTCATATGTCAACAGGACAAATGGAAGAGGAAATTTTTGAAGCCGTAATCCAAATGGTTGAAGGTAGGCTGGTGGATGGAATCGTTCTTTTATATTCACGAATTGATGATCCCGTGCAAAATTATCTAAAACAAAAAATGTTTCCTTTTATCGTTGTTGGCAAACCTTACAAATATGAACAACAAATTACCTATGTAGACAATGATAATTATTCGGCTTCTAAGGATGCAACAGAAAGCTTAATTAAGAAGGGGCATGAAAAAATAGCATTTGTGGGAGGGGATCCTAATTTTGTCGTAACCGATGATCGATTACAGGGTTATCGAGATGCTCTTGAAGAAATCGGGTTAACTTTTCACAAGGAATATCAAATGTATGGGGAATATTTGAGTGATGGTGAGCAAGAAGCAATTGAAAGATTATATTCATCAGTTAATCCACCTACGGCATTGGTGGTAGCTGATGATGTAATGGCTTTTAGTATAATAAATATACTAAATCAATTAGGTCTAAGAGTTCCAGATGACGTTTCTATTATTAGCTTTAATAATGTTCTATTATCTGAAATTTCTTCTCCACCGTTAACATCTGTGGATATCAATATATTTAGATTGGGTTATGAAGCCGGTAAGAATTTAATTCAACGAATTGAAAACCCAGATGAACCCGCAAAACGGATTATCATACCACATAAAATTGTTGAAAGAAAATCTTGTCGTCAAAGGTAA
- a CDS encoding glycoside hydrolase family 13 protein → MLKEAIYHRPKNNFAYAYDEETLHIRLQTKKEDLDLVELVYGDPYDWNQDLGGWQVTFKEMIKTGSDELYDYWFVEVSPEFRRLRYGFKLSKNDYIQYYTEKGYFDELQTDDVAYYFCFPFLNKADVFNAPNWVKDTVWYQIFPERFANGDPSIDPPNSLPWGSTEPTPTNFFGGDFEGVIQNLDYLVNLGITGIYFTPIFKATSNHKYDTIDYMEIDPQFGDKETFKRLVDLCHQKGIKVMLDAVFNHSGYYSPFFQDVVTNGEKSKYKDWFHIRSLPVETDPVPNYDTFAFTYMMPKLNTENPDVKNYLLDVGRYWIEEFNIDGWRLDVANEVDHQFWREFRIAIKTLKPEAYILGEIWHDSMPWLQGDQFDAVMNYPFTTAVLNFFAKSTINVTEFTNSLSNVLHSYPNNVNEVAFNLLDSHDTPRILTIADKNKEKVKLLYLFQMSFIGTPCIYYGDEIGMTGEQDPGCRKCMEWDIEKQDLDLFAHVQKLLTLRKKYPEFGNGGDFTLIKAEDSTNFLIYAKTSNERTIYFVINNSEETITTDHSFAKSPSNLTNLWTEKSLGELPTEVSLSPYSFLIYLEER, encoded by the coding sequence ATGTTAAAAGAAGCAATTTACCATCGTCCCAAAAATAATTTTGCCTATGCTTATGATGAAGAAACACTTCATATTCGGTTACAAACAAAAAAAGAGGATCTTGATTTAGTTGAACTTGTATATGGTGATCCTTATGATTGGAATCAGGATTTGGGTGGTTGGCAAGTAACTTTTAAAGAGATGATTAAAACTGGCTCAGATGAGTTATATGATTATTGGTTTGTTGAAGTGTCCCCAGAATTCAGAAGACTAAGGTATGGTTTTAAACTCTCAAAAAATGACTATATTCAATATTACACTGAAAAAGGGTACTTTGATGAACTTCAGACTGATGATGTTGCTTATTATTTCTGTTTCCCATTTTTAAATAAAGCTGACGTATTCAACGCTCCAAATTGGGTGAAGGACACAGTGTGGTATCAAATATTCCCGGAACGTTTCGCTAATGGTGACCCTTCTATCGATCCCCCAAACTCATTACCTTGGGGAAGTACAGAGCCTACTCCAACTAACTTTTTTGGAGGTGATTTTGAAGGAGTTATTCAAAATCTAGATTACTTAGTTAACCTCGGAATTACTGGGATCTATTTCACACCGATTTTTAAAGCAACCTCGAATCATAAGTATGACACAATTGATTACATGGAAATTGATCCTCAATTTGGTGATAAGGAAACATTTAAGAGACTTGTCGACTTATGTCATCAAAAGGGGATTAAAGTAATGCTTGATGCAGTATTTAACCATAGTGGATATTATTCACCCTTTTTCCAAGATGTTGTTACTAACGGTGAAAAGTCTAAATACAAAGATTGGTTCCATATTCGAAGCTTACCAGTAGAAACAGATCCAGTCCCTAATTATGACACGTTTGCCTTCACATACATGATGCCGAAGCTCAACACTGAAAATCCTGATGTGAAAAATTACCTCTTGGATGTTGGTCGTTATTGGATTGAGGAATTCAACATTGATGGTTGGCGGTTAGATGTAGCAAATGAAGTTGATCATCAGTTTTGGAGAGAATTCAGGATTGCCATTAAAACTCTAAAACCAGAAGCCTATATTTTAGGAGAAATCTGGCACGATTCTATGCCTTGGCTACAGGGTGATCAATTTGACGCAGTTATGAATTATCCTTTTACTACGGCTGTATTAAATTTCTTTGCAAAAAGCACCATAAATGTGACTGAATTTACAAACAGCTTATCCAATGTACTTCATTCATACCCTAACAATGTAAATGAAGTTGCTTTTAATCTTTTAGATAGTCATGATACACCGCGAATTCTTACAATCGCTGATAAAAATAAAGAGAAAGTAAAGCTTTTATATTTATTTCAGATGTCCTTTATTGGTACACCATGTATTTATTATGGAGACGAGATTGGGATGACAGGCGAACAGGACCCAGGATGTCGTAAGTGTATGGAATGGGATATAGAAAAGCAGGATCTTGACCTTTTCGCACATGTACAAAAGCTATTAACATTAAGAAAAAAATATCCAGAGTTTGGTAATGGTGGAGATTTCACGCTCATTAAAGCTGAAGATTCAACAAACTTCTTAATTTATGCGAAGACATCAAACGAGAGAACGATCTATTTTGTCATAAATAACTCTGAAGAAACAATAACAACTGACCATTCATTTGCGAAATCTCCTTCAAATTTAACAAATCTGTGGACAGAAAAGTCCCTTGGTGAACTACCAACAGAAGTATCCTTATCTCCTTATAGCTTTCTGATATACCTTGAGGAAAGATAA
- a CDS encoding CPBP family intramembrane glutamic endopeptidase, whose product MIIIIIAHTLLFISFLNLHSFWIVFVFSYSVLTYIGIKFGDLRYQGNFSNIILLGVLSGIALYFLFFLGKNLTSMLSSELLAELNSLYKYVQPTATWHYLFLFFLIIPGEEIFWRGFIQTSLLKLLKRKHEAIVISAGFYATANLFSGSIMFIFATFISGLLWGYLYQLKQNIILNVLSHTIFNVLLLILFPLF is encoded by the coding sequence TTGATAATTATTATAATTGCCCATACTCTTTTGTTTATTAGTTTTTTAAACTTACATTCCTTTTGGATCGTATTTGTTTTCTCTTACTCAGTTTTAACCTATATTGGAATTAAATTCGGTGATCTTCGATATCAAGGGAATTTTTCTAACATTATCCTTCTTGGAGTTTTATCTGGTATAGCACTTTATTTTTTATTTTTTCTTGGCAAAAATCTAACATCTATGCTTTCAAGTGAGCTCCTTGCAGAATTAAATTCATTATATAAATATGTGCAACCTACAGCCACTTGGCATTATCTTTTCCTATTTTTTCTTATCATTCCAGGAGAGGAGATCTTCTGGCGCGGATTTATTCAAACCTCACTACTTAAGTTGCTTAAAAGAAAACATGAAGCTATTGTTATTTCAGCTGGATTTTATGCTACAGCAAACCTGTTTTCAGGAAGTATTATGTTTATTTTTGCTACCTTTATCTCAGGGTTGTTGTGGGGATACCTTTATCAATTGAAACAAAACATTATTCTTAATGTGTTATCTCATACTATATTTAATGTTTTATTATTAATCCTATTTCCCCTGTTTTAG